From one Malus sylvestris chromosome 1, drMalSylv7.2, whole genome shotgun sequence genomic stretch:
- the LOC126627226 gene encoding uncharacterized protein LOC126627226, whose translation MLMGHADGTSEPRSSKDRLLPYAESSELDDVDTADCSEQILHTASFEELAKNIVKYDTVIWLSISLLLVLAWGVGIIMLLYLPFKRYVLQKDVSSRKLYVTPSEVVYKVSRPSFIPFWGITTIEKHVPLSLVIDIIIEQGCLQSRYGIHTFRIESIACGKAAAVDELQVQGVSNPSGLRKVIITEASKAIRESGVSWKPTATTAEGESMARTGSLTEGPLVLRSPSKSLKMSASPRYASIERRGIVPGDLLLNKLDEVNKSVKRIELLIEKSRAHPESSTEMKSDVR comes from the exons ATGTTGATGGGTCATGCAGACGGTACATCTGAGCCTCGGTCATCCAAGGATCGGTTACTTCCTTATGCTGAATCATCCGAGTTAGATGATGTTGACACTGCAGACTGTTCTGAGCAAATTCTTCACACGGCCTCCTTCGAAGAGCTTGCAAAGAATATCGTTAAGTATGACACTGTTATATGGCTTTCTATATCGCTGTTGCTGGTTTTAGCTTGGGGAGTTGGCATCATCATGCTTTTATATCTGCCCTTTAAGAGATATGTTCTTCAGAAGGATGTTTCCTCACGAAAACTATATGTTACGCCAAGTGAAGTAGTTTACAAG GTTTCGAGGCCATCTTTCATACCCTTCTGGGGCATCACTACAATTGAGAAGCATGTACCCCTTTCCCTGGTGATTGACATCATTATAGAACAAG GTTGCTTGCAGTCAAGGTATGGAATTCATACCTTTAGAATTGAAAGTATAGCATGTGGAAAAGCCGCAGCTGTAGATGAACTACAGGTTCAAGGGGTTTCTAACCCTAGTGGTTTGAGGAAG GTAATCATAACAGAAGCTTCAAAAGCCATACGAGAAAGTGGTGTAAGTTGGAAGCCTACTGCCACCACTGCTGAAGGGGAAAGCATGGCTCGTACTGGATCATTGACCGAGGGACCTCTTGTTTTGAGATCGCCATCTAAAAGCTTAAAG ATGTCAGCATCACCACGCTATGCTTCAATAGAACGCAGAGGCATAGTACCTGGGGATTTACTACTTAATAAACTTGACGAAGTCAATAAATCTGTGAAG AGAATCGAGTTGTTAATTGAGAAGTCCCGTGCACACCCCGAGTCCTCAACTGAAATGAAGTCAGATGTACGCTAG
- the LOC126619198 gene encoding elicitor-responsive protein 3-like: protein MPLGTLEVLLVEAKGLDNNDFMADMDPYVILTVKTQEKNSNVVSGQGSTPEWNETFLFTVSDDVSELNLKIMEKDNFSADDFVGEATICLEPVFTEGSLPPAAYNVVNKDKEFCGEIKIGLTFTPEPERSDNIPSGGYGETEESYGGWKQSSYGEE from the exons ATGCCTCTTGGAACGCTTGAAGTTCTTCTTGTCGAAGCCAAGGGTCTCGACAACAATGATTTTATGG CTGACATGGATCCTTATGTCATCTTAACTGTAAAAACCCAAGAGAAGAACAGCAATGTGGTCTCAG GGCAAGGATCTACACCAGAATGGAATGAAACCTTTCTATTCACCGTCTCAGATGATGTTTCCGAACTTAATTTGAAAATCATGGAGAAGGATAACTTCAGTGCAGATGATTTTGTGGGAGAAGCAAC CATTTGTTTAGAGCCAGTGTTCACTGAAGGAAGCCTTCCTCCAGCTGCATACAATGTTGTCAACAAGGACAAAGAATTTTGCGGAGAGATCAAAATCGGACTCACATTCACTCCCGAGCCTGAG AGAAGCGACAACATTCCTTCTGGAGGATATGGAGAGACCGAGGAGAGCTATGGCGGATGGAAACAATCGTCTTACGGGGAGGAGTAG
- the LOC126627725 gene encoding glycine-rich protein DOT1-like produces the protein MPHGTLEVLLVSAKGLDNNDFLGNMDPYVILTVRTQDKKSTVVSGQGSEPEWNETFSFTVSDDVDELRLKIMDKDTFSSDDFIGEATVALEPLFAEGSLPPTPYNVVNQDKEYSGEIKVGLTFTPERSGHGDSSGDYGDSEGYGGERKGSHKGEERYGGGGGGGSDYRGSGGGYGGGGGGGYGNSGGGGRKGSHKGEERYGGGGGGGGDYGGSDGGYGGGGGGYGGGGGGYGDHGGGNGGGGGLGGGGSSYGDRGGDYGGGGGGWKESSKSEDSSGGWKESSAYRG, from the exons ATGCCTCACGGAACGCTTGAAGTTCTTCTTGTCAGTGCCAAAGGCCTCGACAACAATGATTTTCTCG GTAACATGGATCCCTATGTTATTTTAACTGTAAGGACCCAAGACAAGAAAAGCACCGTCGTCTCAG GGCAAGGATCTGAACCAGAATGGAACGAAACTTTTTCCTTTACAGTCTCCGACGATGTTGATGAACTTCGCTTGAAAATAATGGACAAAGATACCTTTAGCTCTGATGATTTTATTGGAGAAGCAAC GGTTGCTTTAGAGCCGTTGTTCGCTGAAGGAAGCCTTCCACCAACTCCATACAATGTTGTCAATCAGGACAAGGAATATAGTGGAGAGATTAAAGTTGGACTCACTTTTACTCCTGAG AGAAGCGGCCACGGCGACAGTTCTGGAGACTATGGTGACTCGGAGGGCTATGGTGGTGAGAGGAAAGGATCACATAAAGGTGAGGAAAggtatggtggtggtggtggtggcggcagTGACTACCGTGGAAGTGGCGGCGGCTatggtggaggtggtggtggcggctATGGCaatagtggtggtggtgggaggAAAGGATCACATAAAGGTGAGGAAAggtatggtggtggtggtggtggcggcggtgATTATGGTGGAAGTGACGGTGGCTATGGTGGAGGCGGAGGTGGCTATGGTGGAGGTGGCGGTGGCTATGGTGATCATGGTGGTGGTAATGGTGGCGGCGGTGGCCtgggtggtggtggtagtaGTTATGGCGATCGTGGTGGTGACtatggtggcggtggtggtggatggaaaGAATCATCTAAATCTGAGGACAGCTCTGGTGGATGGAAAGAATCCTCCGCATACAGAGGATGA
- the LOC126619202 gene encoding uncharacterized protein LOC126619202 has product MEDKNLEKPIPEGWELKDEGSKTSHYLCPATGQHFSTYEDLMRYVNYAKENKLSIYAPDCKFNKLKRKRRKNKPISLTRKNSGGQSSRPLPVNLGKEREETANPMESNDTGKDTEAGEAGEAGKKSIQAGDLEASEAMKE; this is encoded by the exons ATGGAAGATAAGAATTTGGAAAAGCCAATTCCTGAAGGGTGGGAGTTGAAGGACGAAGGCTCCAAAACCTCG CACTACTTGTGTCCTGCAACTGGTCAGCATTTTTCAACATATGAAGATCTTATGCGATATGTGAACTATGCAAAGGAGAACAAGCTTTCAATATATGCACCG GATTGTAAGTTCAACAAACTGAAGAGGAAACGCAGGAAGAACAAACCTATCTCTTTAACCAGGAAAAACTCTGGCGGTCAAAGCTCAAGGCCGCTGCCTGTGAATCTGG GTAAAGAAAGAGAGGAAACCGCCAACCCTATGGAAAGCAATGATACTGGGAAGGACACTGAAGCTGGTGAGGCTGGTGAGGCTGGGAAGAAGAGCATTCAAGCTGGTGACCTTGAAGCATCAGAAGCTATGAAAGAATAA
- the LOC126619193 gene encoding digalactosyldiacylglycerol synthase 2, chloroplastic-like has product MDQKRHIAIFTTASLPWMTGTAVNPLFRAAYLAKDGERLVSLVIPWLSLKDQKLVYPNNITFSRPTEQEAYVRHWLDERIGFKSDFSILFYPGKFSLDKRSILAAGDISEVVPDENADVAILEEPEHLTWFHHGKRWKIKFRLVVGIIHTNYLEYVRRERNGRMQAFLLKYINNWVVGIYCHKVIRLSAATQDYPKSIVCNVHGVNPKFLEIGKKKLEQQQHGVQAFTKGAYYIGKMVWSKGYKELLKLLQDHQKELNGLEVDLYGSGEDSDQVQEAAKRLELAVRVHPGRDHADLEFHDYKVFLNPSTTDVVCTTTAEALAMGKIVVCANHPSNEFFKQFPNCRTYDNADGFVKLTQQALAEEPAQLTDAQRHELSWETATERFLRVAELDQAFTRKLSKNPSKSFMSTSLGAWSTMEDASAYVHHVASGFETTRKIFGAIPKSLQPDEEQCKELGFAMPAGKRN; this is encoded by the exons ATGGATCAAAAGCGACATATTGCGATATTTACTACTGCAAGCCTTCCATGGATGACTGGAACTGCCGTCAACCCTCTATTCCGTGCAGCCTATCTTGCAAAAGATGGGGAGAGACTTGTCTCTTTGGTTATCCCTTGGTTATCGTTGAAAGATCAAAAACTAGTATATCCTAACAATATCACATTCAGCAGACCTACGGAGCAGGAGGCTTATGTCCGTCACTGGCTTGACGAGAGGATTGGGTTCAAATCTGATTTCAGTATACTTTTTTATCCTGGAAAG TTTTCCTTAGATAAAAGGAGCATCCTCGCTGCTGGAGATATTTCAGAAGTAGTCCCTGATGAGAATGCAGATGTTGCCATCCTTGAGGAGCCTGAGCACCTTACATGGTTTCATCACGGGAAGAGATGGAAGATTAAGTTCCGGCTGGTTGTAGGAATCATCCACACCAATTATTTGGAATATGTGAGAAGGGAGAGGAATGGAAGAATGCAAGCATTTCTtcttaaatatataaataattggGTTGTCGGAATATATTGTCATAAG GTAATCCGGTTATCTGCCGCCACCCAGGATTATCCTAAATCCATTGTTTGCAATGTTCATGGAGTCAACCCAAAATTTCTGGAGATAGGCAAGAAAAAGCTAGAGCAACAACAACATGGAGTACAGGCCTTCACCAAAGGTGCCTATTACATTGGGAAGATGGTATGGAGCAAAGGCTACAAGGAGCTACTCAAGCTTCTGCAGGATCATCAAAAGGAATTAAATGGACTTGAAGTGGATTTATATGGGAGCGGGGAGGACTCTGATCAAGTTCAGGAAGCTGCCAAAAGATTGGAACTGGCCGTTAGAGTCCACCCTGGTCGTGACCATGCTGATCTTGAATTTCACGA TTATAAGGTATTCCTCAATCCAAGCACCACGGATGTGGTTTGCACAACCACAGCAGAAGCATTGGCAATGGGTAAAATCGTTGTATGTGCCAATCACCCCTCAAATGAATTCTTCAAGCAATTCCCAAATTGTCGAACATATGACAATGCTGATGGGTTTGTTAAGCTCACACAGCAGGCGCTTGCTGAAGAGCCTGCCCAGCTGACTGATGCACAGAGGCATGAGCTTTCATGGGAAACTGCCACGGAACGATTTCTAAGGGTTGCTGAGCTAGACCAGGCTTTTACCAGGAAGCTATCAAAAAATCCTTCAAAAAGCTTTATGTCTACCTCATTAGGTGCTTGGAGTACAATGGAGGATGCATCAGCATATGTGCATCATGTGGCTTCTGGTTTTGAAACAACACGGAAGATATTCGGTGCAATCCCGAAGAGTTTGCAACCAGATGAGGAACAATGTAAAGAGCTTGGGTTTGCCATGCCTGCAGGTAAACGAAATTGA
- the LOC126595455 gene encoding uncharacterized protein LOC126595455 codes for MYGPSDRRFDLNLGEETATPSPDNIWRPSFISPTGPLTVGDSVMKNDMTAAVVARNLLTPKDNRLLSKRSDELAVKDSLALSVQCAGSVSNMAQRLFARTRQVESLAAEVMSLKQEIRGLKHENKQLHRLAHDYATNMKRKLDQMKESDGKVLLDHQRFVGLFQRHLLPSSSGAVPGNEASNDEPPMPPPSGVLSSTEAPDNHPPVLSLSGALPTAETSPKQPL; via the coding sequence atgtatggaccctccgaccgtcgttttgacttgaaccttggagaagagacagccacgccttctccagacaacatatggcgcccatccttcatatcccctactggtcctcttaccgttggggattctgtgatgaagaatgatatgaccgctgcagtggtggccaggaaccttctcactcccaaagataatagactactttccaaacggtctgatgagttggctgttaaggactctctggctcttagtgttcagtgtgcaggttctgtgtctaatatggcccaacgcctatttgctagaacccgccaagttgaatcattggctgctgaagtgatgagtctcaaacaggagattagagggctcaagcatgagaataagcagttgcaccggctcgcccatgactatgctacaaacatgaagaggaagcttgaccagatgaaggaatctgatggtaaggttttacttgatcatcagcggtttgtgggtttgttccaaaggcatttattgccttcgtcctctggggctgtacctggtaatgaagcttcaaatgatgaacctccaatgcctcctccttctggggttttgtcaagtactgaggctccggataaccaccctccggtgctttctctttctggggctctaccgactgctgagacttcccctaagcaacctttgtga